The following are from one region of the Treponema denticola genome:
- a CDS encoding HutD family protein: MKITHYREKDFKTSNWSGGTTTELFIYPHEADYKKRDFLFRLSSATVDLDRSDFTPLPGFFRFISPLNGDLKISHDEKNFTKLKPYEVYAFDGGAKTVSMGRVRDFNLMVKDGVETEVKNFALNKNSVLKFSVSKGEIGWIFLYNTKTLLRAETFNEKKDFNLDKLDLIIFEADNYINGNTKEEVLISTDGALSLFYGKIPTAF, encoded by the coding sequence ATGAAAATTACACATTACAGAGAAAAAGATTTTAAAACTTCAAACTGGAGCGGAGGCACTACAACGGAGCTTTTTATATATCCGCATGAAGCCGATTATAAAAAAAGAGATTTTTTATTCCGATTAAGCTCCGCTACCGTCGATTTGGATAGATCCGACTTTACCCCTCTTCCGGGGTTTTTCAGGTTTATTTCTCCCTTAAACGGAGACTTAAAAATAAGCCATGACGAAAAAAACTTTACCAAACTTAAGCCCTACGAAGTCTATGCCTTTGACGGCGGAGCAAAAACGGTCAGTATGGGAAGGGTAAGGGATTTTAACCTCATGGTAAAAGACGGTGTAGAAACGGAAGTAAAAAACTTTGCTCTAAACAAAAATTCGGTTTTAAAGTTTTCGGTATCGAAGGGAGAAATCGGCTGGATTTTTTTGTACAATACCAAAACCTTACTTAGAGCCGAAACATTCAACGAAAAAAAAGATTTTAATCTTGACAAATTGGACTTGATTATTTTTGAGGCAGACAATTATATAAACGGCAATACAAAAGAAGAAGTTTTAATTTCGACCGATGGAGCCTTGAGCCTATTTTACGGAAAGATACCGACAGCTTTCTAA
- a CDS encoding diguanylate cyclase, whose product MEIINSRYKIINKISNSMPYVQEFLAADLWSENTKINLKIVSSLELKKEVLDFFKDNFITISTIDNYFHLKNYGFSSLYLSYPSSPHSSPDEILYIFTTEHLENAVPVLEFIQICSMEDILKITVSVCQSLVHASNIGFEYEIFTHGNVMIVKEKDDFTVRIKDIVSAKLENSTSVRLTEAEDYTGTNENIDTVISFIVTLLAGQELTTSVSSALTKLKTAYKNKNLNKKDEDIFTALYEIAKKYIHHKDKNQKIRIHNIIQDINRKLNRTYLADIIPPLNSITFRPKIVGKQKEINMVSQARVEIQAKKAKKQVFLIKGTQGTGKTRFLKEAEYRLSLERTNIYANYNLRNSSPDQFWDDFLGKLFLNSYSAQNMDERENLIKNIKLIRDRKLAVNTEKEYDYMKFKVFNEGKNLFFKTIGQLPVFLIMDDVEFANDFMLDTILYLATEITELERFGVILSYDEAVSPVSPKFESFLNILNNYEKCQTFELNYFSKEETIEMLKNIMLLKYLPLSFGPVLYKHTSGCPSFIIEMIKEFVNAGTIYRDKLTGSWLIKDEIYNEKLQNRIPKSIEEVLTNQLNVLSPSEKKIFLEVSLFQNKFKIEYLYKILSMSSKQIDKNINKLINKGLITVIKTGDKLEYTITNQIMHNILYQMVPPKNKMLQHKKISQILQKEPDTDVNELIWYLKESGNKKAALSYCLDIVDKNMKEKNPDAAIKIYEKITSMISGQSIKAKFQILLKIFELYNQMNITNKEAEIILSLEEILPKIKDANLLSSYYNLMARHEYGTSNEEKVNFYVNKLTELHTKTSKDIVNLRLQHAKCLYYHLKRQYRDFRESTHKIFNLTKNRPEYISYRTEAYICLGYLYDKENNKKISFKCFQKAKELSSLSNNIKTELISMYNISIMHWKRYSNIEKTLTYTKNVISLAKKLGFLAIETVSIINYARMLSEIQSNHEAYEYAKEAENKILANNMAMLKIPCITTLMEITQNLSRYKEFCEYRKEYIKTVRENKKKSASQHNCVFYVIMARMYQEFGYNNKAIVYLQRSIKLKKHLPDHQIFIVYFMLETLQIIKRKKSDINKLIKIFNLYINIKNYSTKNIRQLTKNFFDTVITTTIKRPDIDFSPLIRQIVKFDMPDLYDFQQSGMNYLNIYLNKTDTEHILQENLQLIKPKKLINIALFLNMTLGDYYCAAGIQNLAIIYYLEAQNKILDILKNTPEKYKTKLFNNWQFNRAFDIVSDFIKGKSTQKEKKYNQKITNSELQKILKLKHINIIKRDKNLKNKLIQTFIKNEGYEHITSVEIVNNFTDNYTQNISEIMKFLALNVIATSYDFLEIGTSDEPSFILHNEDQNRDLQKIFDFIIKFGYQNTAKIEAVLNKPCMVIPVNKKNFGSNHYKLLGFMVFISENVVNNFSYEGRAFCKKHSNLLTMLIESKKFQQSASYDTLTGAYTRKYFETFFKNIIRNLYNSNSKFSLILYDLDKFKNINDTYGHLVGDIVLKRVTQTILDSLSQGQILGRYGGEEFTVILPDTDSQKALKTAEYFRKKIENLVFTEFDATITISLGIATFPEHGKTTADLLSNADQALYHSKNTGRNKSTVWAPSIINKKGDKTSQNAVIIADGSFFNENLSATIELCDILKTNIKKTELSKTLISKIIKLFEAESGAIILKSKNKKNNELNFKINAKIGFESYPINDQLVHMVAEDGTGIHQVDWDSIAKRNSITNMPEWNSVMIAPMIKNEDTIGVIYLAAPEKHTKFSLNKFIFFTFLTDIISANI is encoded by the coding sequence ATGGAGATAATCAATAGCCGATACAAGATTATTAACAAAATAAGCAACTCAATGCCTTATGTGCAGGAATTTCTGGCCGCAGACTTATGGTCGGAAAACACAAAAATTAATTTGAAAATTGTATCATCCCTAGAGCTAAAAAAAGAAGTACTTGATTTTTTTAAAGACAATTTCATTACCATAAGCACTATCGATAATTATTTTCATCTTAAAAATTACGGATTTTCCAGTTTATACTTGTCCTATCCCTCCTCGCCCCATTCAAGTCCGGATGAAATTTTATATATTTTTACCACTGAACATCTTGAAAATGCAGTACCTGTTTTGGAATTTATACAAATATGTTCAATGGAAGATATCCTCAAAATCACCGTATCGGTTTGCCAGAGTCTTGTTCATGCGAGTAACATTGGGTTTGAGTATGAGATATTCACTCACGGCAATGTAATGATAGTCAAAGAAAAAGACGATTTTACAGTCAGGATAAAGGATATCGTATCGGCAAAACTTGAAAACAGCACATCAGTACGGCTGACCGAGGCTGAAGATTATACAGGGACCAATGAAAATATAGATACCGTTATTTCCTTTATAGTTACACTTCTTGCAGGACAAGAACTTACAACAAGTGTTTCATCGGCTCTTACCAAACTAAAAACGGCTTATAAAAATAAAAATTTAAATAAAAAAGATGAAGATATTTTTACGGCACTATATGAAATAGCAAAAAAATACATTCATCATAAAGATAAAAATCAGAAAATTAGAATACACAACATAATTCAAGATATAAACAGAAAACTTAATAGAACCTACCTTGCAGATATTATTCCGCCCCTTAACAGTATAACTTTCCGTCCTAAAATAGTAGGAAAACAAAAAGAAATAAATATGGTATCGCAGGCAAGAGTTGAGATACAGGCAAAAAAGGCAAAGAAACAGGTATTTCTTATCAAGGGAACTCAGGGAACAGGAAAAACAAGGTTTTTAAAAGAAGCCGAATACCGTTTATCCTTAGAAAGGACAAATATATATGCTAATTATAATTTAAGGAATTCCAGTCCGGATCAATTTTGGGATGACTTTTTAGGAAAACTATTTTTAAATTCATATTCGGCCCAAAATATGGATGAAAGAGAAAACCTAATAAAAAATATAAAACTAATCAGGGATCGTAAACTTGCCGTTAATACGGAAAAAGAATATGATTACATGAAGTTTAAAGTTTTTAATGAAGGAAAAAACTTATTTTTTAAAACAATAGGACAACTGCCTGTATTTCTAATTATGGATGATGTAGAATTTGCAAACGATTTTATGCTGGATACGATTCTATATTTAGCCACGGAAATTACGGAGCTTGAAAGATTTGGAGTTATTTTGTCTTATGATGAAGCTGTCTCCCCTGTTTCACCTAAATTCGAATCTTTTTTAAACATCTTGAATAATTATGAAAAATGTCAAACTTTTGAACTAAATTATTTTTCAAAAGAAGAAACCATAGAGATGTTAAAAAATATCATGCTATTAAAATATCTTCCTTTAAGTTTTGGTCCTGTCCTATATAAGCATACATCAGGTTGCCCGTCTTTTATTATTGAAATGATAAAAGAATTTGTCAATGCCGGAACAATATATAGGGACAAGCTGACAGGCTCATGGCTCATTAAGGATGAAATATACAATGAAAAACTTCAAAATAGAATACCAAAATCGATTGAAGAAGTTTTAACCAATCAATTAAATGTTCTTTCCCCAAGCGAGAAAAAAATATTTCTTGAAGTATCCTTATTTCAAAACAAGTTCAAAATAGAGTATTTATATAAGATTCTATCTATGTCGTCAAAACAAATAGATAAAAATATAAATAAACTTATAAATAAAGGTTTGATCACCGTTATAAAGACAGGAGACAAACTGGAATACACTATTACCAATCAAATTATGCATAATATTTTGTATCAAATGGTGCCGCCTAAGAATAAAATGTTACAGCATAAAAAAATAAGTCAAATTCTTCAAAAGGAACCCGATACTGATGTAAATGAGCTTATTTGGTATCTAAAAGAATCGGGGAATAAAAAGGCCGCATTAAGCTACTGTCTGGATATAGTGGATAAAAATATGAAGGAAAAAAATCCGGATGCCGCAATAAAAATTTACGAAAAAATTACTTCAATGATATCCGGTCAAAGCATAAAAGCTAAATTTCAGATTCTCTTAAAAATATTCGAACTATATAATCAGATGAATATTACAAATAAGGAAGCGGAAATTATATTAAGCCTTGAAGAAATATTGCCTAAAATAAAAGATGCAAATCTTTTATCGTCCTATTATAATTTAATGGCCAGGCATGAGTATGGAACTTCAAATGAAGAAAAAGTTAATTTTTACGTAAACAAACTGACGGAATTACATACAAAAACATCTAAAGATATAGTCAATCTACGATTACAACATGCAAAGTGTTTATACTATCATTTAAAACGGCAATATCGTGATTTTAGAGAATCTACTCATAAAATATTTAATCTAACAAAAAACCGGCCCGAATATATTAGCTATAGAACTGAAGCTTATATATGCTTAGGATATCTTTATGATAAAGAAAATAATAAGAAAATATCTTTTAAATGCTTTCAAAAGGCAAAAGAGCTTTCATCTTTATCTAATAATATAAAAACAGAACTTATTTCAATGTATAATATCTCGATAATGCATTGGAAGAGATATTCAAATATTGAAAAGACTCTCACATATACAAAGAATGTTATAAGTTTGGCCAAAAAATTAGGATTTTTGGCTATTGAAACTGTTTCTATAATTAATTATGCACGAATGTTAAGCGAAATTCAAAGCAACCATGAAGCTTATGAATATGCAAAAGAGGCAGAAAACAAAATACTTGCCAATAACATGGCAATGCTAAAGATTCCATGCATTACAACACTTATGGAGATAACCCAAAACTTAAGTAGATATAAAGAATTTTGCGAGTATAGAAAAGAATATATAAAAACAGTACGAGAAAACAAAAAAAAGTCCGCGAGCCAGCATAACTGTGTATTTTATGTTATCATGGCAAGGATGTACCAAGAATTCGGATATAATAATAAGGCAATTGTCTATTTACAAAGAAGCATAAAGCTAAAAAAGCATCTGCCGGATCATCAAATATTTATAGTATATTTTATGCTGGAAACATTACAAATCATTAAAAGAAAAAAATCCGATATAAATAAATTAATAAAAATCTTTAACCTATATATAAATATAAAAAATTATAGCACGAAAAATATAAGACAGCTTACCAAAAACTTCTTTGATACAGTCATTACCACGACTATAAAGCGCCCTGATATTGATTTTTCTCCATTAATACGGCAGATAGTAAAATTCGATATGCCCGATCTATATGATTTTCAACAGTCAGGAATGAACTATTTAAATATCTATTTAAACAAAACAGATACAGAACATATCTTACAAGAAAATCTTCAACTCATTAAACCTAAGAAGTTGATAAATATCGCATTATTCCTTAATATGACATTAGGTGATTACTATTGTGCTGCCGGGATCCAAAACTTGGCCATTATATATTATCTTGAAGCTCAAAACAAAATATTAGATATACTAAAAAACACCCCTGAAAAATACAAGACAAAGTTATTTAATAATTGGCAATTTAACAGAGCCTTCGATATAGTTTCGGATTTTATAAAAGGAAAATCCACACAAAAAGAAAAAAAATATAACCAAAAAATAACTAATTCAGAACTGCAAAAAATTCTAAAGCTTAAACATATAAATATTATAAAAAGGGATAAAAACTTAAAAAATAAATTGATACAAACCTTTATAAAAAATGAAGGTTATGAACATATTACATCTGTCGAAATCGTTAATAATTTTACCGATAACTATACGCAAAATATATCGGAAATAATGAAATTCTTAGCTTTAAATGTAATCGCCACATCCTATGATTTTTTAGAAATAGGCACATCCGATGAACCATCTTTTATCTTACACAATGAAGATCAAAACCGAGATTTACAAAAGATATTTGATTTTATAATAAAATTCGGATATCAGAATACGGCTAAAATAGAAGCCGTACTAAACAAGCCATGCATGGTGATCCCCGTTAATAAAAAGAATTTCGGATCAAATCATTACAAACTATTAGGGTTTATGGTTTTTATATCGGAAAATGTAGTAAATAATTTTTCATATGAAGGAAGAGCTTTTTGTAAAAAGCACTCCAACCTTTTAACCATGCTTATCGAAAGTAAAAAATTTCAACAATCAGCATCATATGATACTTTAACCGGAGCCTATACAAGAAAATACTTTGAAACTTTTTTCAAAAATATTATCAGAAACTTATATAACTCAAATTCTAAATTCTCCCTTATTTTATATGACCTGGATAAATTCAAAAATATAAATGATACCTATGGACATCTTGTAGGCGATATTGTTCTTAAAAGAGTAACTCAGACTATTTTAGACTCCTTAAGCCAAGGGCAGATATTGGGAAGATACGGAGGTGAAGAATTCACTGTCATTCTACCCGATACGGACTCACAAAAAGCCTTAAAAACAGCCGAATATTTTAGAAAAAAAATAGAAAATTTGGTTTTTACGGAATTCGATGCAACCATAACAATAAGCCTTGGAATTGCAACCTTTCCCGAACACGGAAAAACAACTGCCGACCTGCTCTCAAATGCGGATCAAGCATTGTATCACTCCAAAAATACAGGAAGAAATAAAAGCACCGTATGGGCACCGTCTATAATTAATAAAAAAGGAGATAAAACAAGTCAAAATGCTGTTATTATAGCTGATGGATCTTTTTTTAATGAGAATCTGTCCGCAACAATAGAATTATGCGATATATTAAAAACTAATATCAAAAAAACAGAGCTATCAAAGACTTTAATATCAAAAATAATAAAACTATTTGAAGCCGAGAGCGGAGCCATCATTCTTAAATCCAAAAACAAAAAAAACAACGAATTAAATTTTAAAATTAATGCAAAAATAGGATTTGAATCTTATCCGATCAATGACCAACTGGTTCACATGGTTGCTGAAGACGGCACGGGTATTCACCAAGTGGATTGGGATTCAATAGCAAAAAGAAACAGTATAACCAATATGCCGGAATGGAATTCCGTAATGATCGCTCCTATGATAAAGAATGAAGATACCATAGGAGTAATTTATTTGGCAGCTCCTGAAAAGCATACCAAATTTAGCTTAAATAAATTTATTTTTTTCACATTTTTAACTGACATAATATCTGCAAATATATAA
- a CDS encoding PIN domain-containing protein has product MIKRVFIDTDIILDVALAREPFFTASKIILAMAENNIIIGNISSNCVANIYYILRKSGGDNKARKFILNIVKYITVIAINHRNVLDSLRSKFSDFEDALQHSSAVENQCEYIITRNIEDYKNAKIKGLLPEEFIGMF; this is encoded by the coding sequence ATGATAAAAAGGGTCTTTATTGATACAGATATTATCCTTGATGTTGCATTAGCTCGAGAACCGTTTTTTACTGCCAGTAAAATCATATTAGCAATGGCAGAAAATAATATTATCATAGGAAATATTTCATCGAATTGTGTTGCCAATATTTATTATATATTGAGAAAATCCGGCGGTGATAATAAGGCGAGAAAATTTATACTAAATATAGTTAAGTATATAACCGTAATAGCAATCAATCACCGGAATGTATTAGACTCACTAAGATCAAAATTTTCTGATTTTGAAGATGCATTACAACACTCTTCGGCTGTAGAGAACCAATGCGAATATATAATAACCAGAAATATTGAAGACTACAAAAATGCAAAAATAAAAGGCCTGTTGCCGGAAGAATTTATCGGAATGTTCTAA
- the recG gene encoding ATP-dependent DNA helicase RecG — protein sequence MLISEIQGPLTNIAGVGAAAVSQLKRLGVENAGDLLRLFPRDWEDRSKINVFLDWNRVQKIHVEVTVAGHEWFGFGKMKTLKLIVADKNGMMASLICFNRPFLERSFPVGARAFVYGSFYRKYGEIQSSAFDLEKTENMQAKILPVYPLTSGLGQAKLRKIIASALKMYAHGIDSELPDSILKKYGLPPKQEVLFMLHAPKSMAEVEKGRHALIFEEFFLFQYAIGMRSIERRGRLPNLEDESNIGKTVKKEPVLRPLQSSLLERLNFKLTQDQLSVCAEINEDLDGPNPMARLMQGDVGSGKTLVAFLACLKVIEQGGQTAFLAPTELLARQHAENAARLLEPLGIRLAFLTGNTKAKGRSRLLQELQKGNIDLIIGTHSLFSQGVQYKNLRLAVIDEQHRFGVLQRSAIIQKGAESNEEKMSPHLLMMSATPIPRTLALSIFGDLDISTIKTMPPGRKPIITYVAGEDKAERVYNFIGQEILQGRQAYFVYPLIEENEDLSLKSAERMFEELKTGFPNHSLALIHSKVAEEEQKRIMEEFRSGKLNILVATSVVEVGVDVPNATCMVIEHADRFGLSALHQLRGRVGRGDLQAYCFLIYGKKITEDGKARLTVMKETNDGFIIAEEDLRLRGPGDIGGVEQSGYHLGFTIADPARDFKILQEARAAAFELLEQTKF from the coding sequence ATGCTGATTTCCGAAATACAGGGTCCTCTTACAAATATTGCCGGAGTAGGTGCTGCCGCAGTCTCACAGCTAAAAAGGCTTGGAGTAGAAAATGCAGGAGACCTTTTAAGGCTTTTCCCGCGGGATTGGGAAGACCGCTCAAAAATAAATGTTTTTTTGGATTGGAACAGGGTGCAAAAAATACATGTAGAAGTTACAGTTGCAGGCCATGAATGGTTCGGCTTCGGAAAGATGAAAACCTTAAAGCTGATAGTTGCCGACAAAAACGGAATGATGGCCTCCCTTATATGCTTTAACCGCCCCTTTTTAGAAAGAAGCTTCCCTGTCGGGGCTCGCGCCTTTGTATATGGCTCTTTTTACCGCAAATACGGCGAGATTCAGTCATCCGCATTCGATCTTGAAAAAACTGAAAACATGCAGGCAAAGATTCTTCCCGTTTATCCCCTGACTTCAGGGCTTGGACAGGCAAAACTGCGGAAAATAATTGCTTCCGCCCTAAAAATGTATGCCCACGGCATAGATTCGGAGCTTCCCGATTCTATTTTAAAAAAATACGGCCTTCCGCCTAAACAGGAAGTGCTTTTTATGCTCCATGCTCCAAAATCTATGGCTGAGGTAGAAAAAGGCCGCCATGCCCTCATCTTTGAAGAGTTCTTTTTGTTTCAATATGCCATAGGGATGCGCTCTATTGAAAGGAGGGGACGGCTTCCCAACCTTGAAGATGAAAGCAATATAGGCAAAACCGTCAAAAAAGAACCTGTTTTAAGGCCTCTTCAAAGTTCTCTTTTGGAAAGGCTCAACTTTAAGCTTACTCAAGACCAGCTTTCGGTTTGTGCCGAAATAAACGAAGACTTGGACGGCCCTAATCCCATGGCCCGCCTTATGCAGGGAGATGTAGGTTCAGGAAAAACCCTTGTTGCCTTTTTAGCCTGCTTAAAGGTAATAGAACAGGGAGGGCAAACGGCATTTTTAGCTCCTACGGAGCTTTTAGCCCGTCAACATGCCGAAAATGCAGCCCGTCTCTTGGAGCCCCTCGGCATCCGCCTTGCCTTTTTAACCGGAAATACCAAGGCCAAAGGAAGAAGCAGGCTTTTACAAGAATTACAAAAGGGAAATATCGATTTGATAATCGGCACTCATTCTCTTTTTTCTCAAGGGGTGCAGTATAAAAATTTGAGGCTTGCCGTAATCGATGAGCAGCACCGTTTCGGCGTTCTCCAGCGTTCGGCCATAATCCAAAAGGGTGCCGAGAGCAATGAAGAGAAGATGAGCCCCCACCTTCTTATGATGAGTGCGACCCCTATTCCCCGCACCCTCGCTCTTTCTATCTTCGGAGACTTGGATATTTCGACCATTAAAACCATGCCGCCCGGAAGAAAGCCGATTATCACCTATGTTGCGGGGGAGGATAAGGCCGAAAGGGTTTATAACTTTATAGGACAAGAGATTCTACAGGGCAGACAGGCTTATTTTGTATACCCGTTAATAGAAGAAAATGAAGATTTGTCCTTAAAATCCGCCGAAAGGATGTTTGAAGAATTAAAGACGGGCTTCCCCAATCATAGTTTGGCCCTGATTCACTCCAAGGTTGCGGAAGAAGAACAAAAAAGAATAATGGAAGAATTCAGGTCGGGAAAGCTCAATATACTCGTTGCAACCTCTGTTGTAGAAGTCGGTGTGGATGTTCCCAATGCGACCTGTATGGTAATAGAACATGCGGATAGGTTCGGCCTTTCCGCTCTTCATCAGCTTCGCGGAAGGGTTGGGCGTGGAGACCTGCAAGCCTATTGTTTTTTAATTTACGGAAAAAAAATTACCGAGGACGGAAAGGCCCGGCTAACCGTAATGAAGGAAACAAATGACGGTTTTATAATTGCCGAAGAAGATTTAAGGCTCCGCGGCCCGGGAGATATAGGAGGGGTTGAGCAGTCGGGTTATCACCTAGGCTTTACAATTGCCGATCCTGCCCGCGATTTTAAAATTTTGCAGGAAGCCAGAGCTGCCGCCTTTGAACTCCTCGAGCAAACTAAATTTTAG
- a CDS encoding RluA family pseudouridine synthase: protein MKKKLYEILYEDKDILIVNKSAGLLVGADRWDSEAPRLDKILEELYKDREETKIYPVHRLDKETSGLIIYALNAEAHKILNDDFQNRKIEKIYHAVSAGIPQEENFKTEAKLRIDGDKLHRTVIDEKKGKESLTEFSLLKKFSRFCLLEARPITGRTHQIRAHLKHLWLPILCDNLYGNGEPVYISALKKNWKGDKYEERPIISRLALHAYSLKFFHPISKEKIEISASCPKDMAGLINQLSKI, encoded by the coding sequence ATGAAAAAAAAGCTTTACGAAATTCTATATGAAGATAAGGATATTCTCATTGTAAATAAAAGTGCCGGCCTCCTCGTAGGAGCCGACCGCTGGGACAGCGAAGCTCCCCGCCTTGATAAGATACTTGAAGAACTTTACAAGGATAGGGAAGAGACAAAAATTTATCCTGTCCACAGGCTCGATAAGGAAACTTCAGGCCTCATTATCTATGCCCTAAATGCGGAAGCCCATAAAATTTTAAACGATGATTTTCAAAACCGCAAAATCGAAAAAATCTATCATGCGGTATCGGCCGGCATTCCTCAAGAAGAAAATTTTAAAACTGAGGCAAAACTTAGAATAGACGGGGATAAGCTGCACCGCACCGTCATAGACGAAAAAAAAGGAAAAGAGTCTTTAACCGAATTCAGCCTTCTTAAAAAATTCAGCCGCTTTTGCCTTTTGGAAGCCCGTCCCATAACGGGCAGAACCCATCAAATAAGGGCTCACCTAAAACACCTTTGGCTTCCTATCCTCTGCGATAATCTTTACGGAAACGGAGAGCCAGTTTACATATCGGCCTTAAAAAAGAATTGGAAAGGAGACAAATATGAGGAACGCCCTATAATCTCTCGTCTTGCCCTCCACGCCTATTCCTTAAAATTCTTTCATCCTATAAGCAAGGAAAAAATCGAAATAAGTGCAAGCTGCCCTAAGGATATGGCGGGCCTTATAAACCAGCTTTCCAAAATATAA
- a CDS encoding DUF6364 family protein yields the protein MLAKLTLTIEQSVIEQAKEYAQKKNRSVSRIVEEYLKNIVTNHDIGTSFSKMKSPITDSISGMFHDNGKSYKDMLSEALQDKYL from the coding sequence ATGTTGGCAAAGCTTACATTGACTATAGAGCAGTCTGTAATAGAACAGGCAAAGGAATATGCTCAAAAAAAGAATAGGAGTGTTTCTCGAATTGTAGAAGAGTATCTGAAAAATATCGTAACCAATCATGACATAGGTACTTCTTTTTCTAAAATGAAATCACCTATAACCGATAGCATTTCGGGAATGTTTCATGATAATGGAAAATCTTATAAAGATATGCTCAGTGAAGCATTGCAGGATAAATATTTATGA
- the yihA gene encoding ribosome biogenesis GTP-binding protein YihA/YsxC, whose translation MKIINAEFIKGAVKAEQFPEIGVSEFAFFGRSNAGKSSLINMLVNRKNLVKTGSRPGMTREVNFFLVNCPASLNFNPKTKKFSGPPPKDMFVLTDLPGYGYAKLSGGMTLQIDKMLYEYCTNRPLLKTIFFLMDMRREPTETEKESIGFFHGLNIEVVIVGTKADKIGKNDQIKAKNAWVSFFNFNEDLIIISSAAKKTGRDNILSLITKRI comes from the coding sequence ATGAAAATTATAAATGCGGAATTTATAAAGGGAGCCGTTAAGGCGGAACAGTTTCCTGAAATCGGTGTTTCGGAATTTGCTTTTTTCGGGCGCTCCAATGCAGGAAAGTCAAGCCTTATAAACATGCTTGTTAACAGAAAAAATTTGGTCAAGACAGGTTCCCGTCCCGGAATGACGCGGGAAGTAAATTTTTTCTTGGTAAACTGTCCGGCTTCTTTAAATTTTAACCCTAAGACAAAAAAGTTTTCAGGGCCGCCTCCAAAAGACATGTTTGTGCTCACAGACCTTCCGGGCTACGGCTATGCAAAACTTTCAGGCGGCATGACCTTGCAAATCGACAAGATGCTCTACGAATATTGTACAAACCGCCCCCTCTTAAAGACCATCTTTTTTTTAATGGACATGAGGCGGGAACCTACCGAAACCGAAAAAGAAAGTATCGGCTTTTTTCACGGTTTAAATATTGAGGTTGTAATAGTCGGAACCAAGGCCGATAAGATAGGCAAAAATGATCAGATAAAGGCAAAAAATGCTTGGGTCTCTTTTTTTAACTTTAACGAAGATCTCATTATAATAAGCTCTGCTGCAAAAAAAACGGGACGGGATAATATTTTATCATTAATAACAAAAAGGATTTAA